One genomic segment of Lytechinus pictus isolate F3 Inbred chromosome 18, Lp3.0, whole genome shotgun sequence includes these proteins:
- the LOC129281737 gene encoding enkurin domain-containing protein 1-like — MMLSGPIPTDPGYSRSTERRSSWSAESSRPVPRVRPEAENIATKAKGSVGNLLVTGENVYRPPTRQKPQPKDFSKDNVRRMRQIQSQSRKKQREEVIEKNKPMKVLPQSEKYKVVPSKVTENLKKSPPPPRPSSANYLRSHSRTGAVSRGRSPSPAPRPSSAASEVSLHIDGNAPNFIAHNAKLAKKSKPQRPPSAQALDSLQMKREGDMERYKRGQTPKYLQSRQKQWQRDEEERIRNTPDPDMPLGHKKMAEEERIRTLEILKEKEKDLQSSLLKFPLAVETLRAKKQKAEIENRLAEVEEAIKIFSRRKVFVKVDS, encoded by the exons ATGATGCTTTCAGGCCCGATTCCGACCGACCCTGGCTACTCACGGTCAACAGAGCGACGTTCAAGCTGGTCAGCTGAGTCCAGTCGACCGGTCCCTAGAGTAAGACCAGAAGCAGAGAATATAGCTACCAAGGCCAAGGGTAGTGTTGGGAACCTGCTTGTTACAGGAGAGAATGTCTACAGACCACCGACAAGACAGA AACCCCAGCCCAAGGATTTCAGTAAAGACAATGTGAGACGGATGAGACAAATACAGTCACAGAGTAGAAAGAAACAGCGAGAGGAGGTCATTGAAAAGAATAAACCAATGAAGGTGCTACCACAGTCTGAGAAGTACAAGGTTGTTCCTTCAAAAGTCACAGAAAACCTCAAG AAATCACCACCACCTCCCAGGCCATCTTCTGCAAACTACTTGAGATCACACAGTCGAACTGGAGCTGTCTCAAGGGGGCGCTCTCCGAGTCCTGCTCCCCGACCAAGTAGTGCTGCATCAGAG GTCAGTCTTCACATAGATGGAAATGCACCTAACTTCATTGCACACAATGCCAAGCTGGCCAAGAAATCGAAACCCCAGAGACCCCCTTCAGCTCAGGCACTCGACTCGTTGCAAATGAAAAGGGAGGGGGATATGGAGAGATACAAGAGAGGCCAGACCCCCAAGTA CTTACAAAGCAGGCAGAAACAATGGCAGAGAGATGAGGAAGAAAGAATAAGAAACACCCCTGATCCTGACATGCCGCTGGGTCATAAGAAAATGGCGGAGGAAGAGAGGATTAGAACATTAGAGATTCTTAAAGAGA aggagAAAGACCTCCAGAGCAGTCTGTTGAAGTTCCCTCTTGCGGTTGAAACCCTACGAGCAAAGAAACAGAAGGCGGAGATTGAAAACAGGCTGGCCGAGGTTGAAGAGGCAATTAAGATATTTTCAAGGCGGAAAGTCTTCGTCAAAGTGGACAGCTAG